A stretch of the Bacteroidota bacterium genome encodes the following:
- the hslV gene encoding ATP-dependent protease subunit HslV, with protein sequence MSHLIHSTTVIGLSRGGKTVIGGDGQVTVGNAVMKQNARKVRKIYNGTVLAGFAGAAADAFTLFERFEDQMEKYHGNLLRAAVELAKNWRTDKYLRQLEALLAVLNKEQSLIISGTGEIVEPDDGIVAIGSGGNFALAAARMLVQHTELPASQIVKESLSAAADICIYTNKHITIEELE encoded by the coding sequence ATGTCGCACCTCATCCATTCCACGACCGTCATCGGGCTCTCCCGCGGGGGGAAAACCGTCATCGGAGGCGACGGGCAGGTCACCGTCGGCAATGCGGTGATGAAACAGAACGCCCGCAAGGTCAGAAAAATCTACAACGGAACGGTCCTTGCCGGGTTTGCGGGTGCGGCGGCGGACGCGTTCACGCTCTTCGAGCGCTTCGAAGATCAGATGGAAAAATATCACGGAAATCTGCTCCGGGCGGCTGTCGAGCTCGCGAAGAACTGGCGCACGGACAAGTATCTCCGGCAGCTCGAAGCCCTCCTGGCGGTTCTCAACAAGGAGCAGTCGCTGATTATCTCGGGTACCGGCGAGATCGTCGAGCCGGACGACGGCATCGTGGCGATCGGCTCGGGCGGAAATTTCGCGCTCGCCGCCGCGCGGATGCTGGTGCAGCACACCGAACTCCCGGCTTCCCAGATTGTGAAAGAATCGCTTTCCGCGGCGGCCGACATCTGCATTTACACGAACAAACACATCACGATCGAGGAGCTGGAATGA